The following are encoded together in the Pseudanabaena sp. FACHB-2040 genome:
- a CDS encoding polysaccharide deacetylase family protein: MFIESQQPRCHGLSIDVEEWFHILECGQTQPVTCWSKLDSRVNRNTEHVLNILDRYGVHATFFVLGWVAKQHPTVIQQICERGHQLGSHGYTHVMVSHMKPDEFAKDLDMSLTAISQAANKDVLAYRAPGFSITNAHLWAFEILASQGIKIDSSLFMGSHAHGGISLDRDSPFEIVLPSGKRLIEVPIVSLSILKKQIPFSGGGYLRLLPTPVVKKMFKLAEGRGSTLTVYVHPRDFDLYQPRMKLSPTRYFKYYVGLNGFSKKFEELLASFKFDSLENVTKNIRFSETFSLETPFEDKQSIS, from the coding sequence ATGTTTATCGAGAGTCAGCAACCTAGATGTCACGGTCTATCAATTGATGTTGAAGAGTGGTTTCATATTCTTGAATGTGGACAAACTCAACCTGTCACTTGCTGGAGCAAGCTAGATAGTCGAGTAAATCGTAATACAGAGCATGTTTTAAATATTCTCGATAGATATGGGGTGCACGCCACTTTTTTTGTATTGGGTTGGGTTGCGAAGCAACACCCTACTGTTATTCAACAAATTTGTGAGCGAGGACATCAACTTGGCTCACATGGATATACACATGTCATGGTTTCCCACATGAAGCCAGATGAATTTGCTAAAGACCTTGATATGTCACTAACTGCAATTTCTCAAGCAGCCAATAAAGATGTTTTGGCTTATCGTGCTCCAGGCTTCTCTATTACTAACGCTCACTTATGGGCATTTGAAATCTTGGCTTCGCAAGGCATTAAAATCGATTCTTCTCTGTTTATGGGCTCTCATGCTCATGGAGGAATTTCATTAGACCGAGATAGCCCTTTCGAGATTGTTTTACCCAGCGGAAAGAGGCTGATAGAAGTTCCCATTGTATCTTTGTCTATTCTCAAGAAGCAAATTCCATTTTCAGGAGGCGGATATCTTCGTTTATTGCCAACTCCTGTAGTAAAAAAAATGTTTAAGTTGGCAGAAGGAAGAGGCTCAACTCTTACAGTATATGTGCATCCTCGTGATTTTGATTTATATCAGCCGAGGATGAAACTCTCGCCGACTAGATACTTCAAATACTATGTTGGACTGAATGGCTTCTCAAAGAAGTTCGAAGAATTGCTAGCATCATTTAAATTTGATTCTCTTGAAAACGTTACAAAAAACATTAGGTTTAGCGAGACCTTTTCTCTAGAAACACCTTTTGAAGATAAGCAGTCGATCTCCTGA